A stretch of DNA from Brevibacterium ihuae:
CGATCCGCTTCGTCTGCTCGACGCTGCAGATGTCGTCGAGGAGCGCCTCCCCGATGACCACCGGACGGCCGCCGATCATCACCTCGGCCGAGCCCTCCCGCCGGATGTCGTCGATCGCGGATTCGAAGAGGCCTGTGACGTGGCCGGGGTCGAAGGGGGCGGCGATCGTCGCGACGGCGGCGAGCCCGTCGATCTCCGGAGCGACGGACAGCACCGCGGCCCCGCCGAGGGAATGGCCGATGAGCAGGCGGGGACGCATGGTTCTCGCCGAGCCAGTCGATGACCTCGCGGAGATCCTCACGGTCGGAGGAGAACGTCGAGTCCGCGAAGTCCCCCTCCGAGCCGCCGAGGCCGGCGAAGTCGAACCGGAGCACCGCGTAGCCCTCGTCGGTGAGCGCGCGCGAGACGCGCGAGGCTGCGGGCGACTTCGCCGAGCACGTGAAGCAGTGGGCGAACACCGCATAGGCGAGCGGGGTGCCCTCGGGCAGGTCGAGGAAGCCGCGGAGCTCCGTCCCGCGGGAGGACGTGATGCTGATCTCTTCGGTCGTCATGGATCCCTCTCACCTCGATGTCGTTCGACGCGCGGCGCCGGTCGGATGGACGCGCTCACCGGGATCGGTCGTTGCCCGACGCGGTCGAGGCATGGCACCGGTCCATCGCGCGCCCGAGGAGAACGGTACCCGCTCCGCCCGCACGCCGTGCTGGTGGTCCCGACGAGGCCTGACGTCCCCCGCCCCCTCCCCCACCTCCATCGAGTGGTCGTGTTCGGTCGGATACTCGCGAGTATTCGACCGAACACGACCACTCGATGCGTCAGCGTGGCCAGCGGACGCCCTCCGGAGTCCGGGGCGCGGGGTCGTGGACGCGGACGTCACACAATGTGTCAAAGATGCTTGACATTGGAAGTCAAGGATGTTTGACTCGAGGTGTCAAGAATACTTCACATCGACAGCGATCACCGGAACGGAGGACGGATGCCCGAGCTCGACGTCGGCGAGGTCACCCTCAAGGACCGCCGCAAGCACGCCGGACTCACCCAGGCACAGCTCGCCGGGCTCGTCGAGGTTTCCCGCCAGACGATCATCGCGATCGAGCGCGGCGATTACTCACCGAGCGTCTACCTGGCCCTGCGGATCGCCCGCAGCCTCGATACCACCGTCGAGGAGCTGTTCCCCCTCGACTGATCCCTGCGGTCCTGCCGGGCCGCCGTCGCACTCGAACTGCAGACGGCGTCGACTCCGCACCGGGCCACCGCCTCGGGACCGGCCCCGCACGAGCTGACCACCTCGGGACCGGAGCCGAACCGCAAGCAGTCCGGTCGCACACCACGGGCCGCCCCGGCCCCGCACGACGAGCAGTTCCGGCGCCACCTCGGAGGTCCCGCGTCGGACGACTCACCTCCTCCACAGCACATCACGAAAGGACTCGCCATGACTGCCCCGCACGACTCCTCCCGCTTCGCCGGATTCGCCGACTCGATCAGCGGCGTCGACGACCCCTCGATGGGCGATGAGCGCGAGCAGATCATCATCCTCCGCGCCTACACCTTCGGCACCATCGTGGCGACGTACGCCGCGTTCGCCGTCGGAATCGTCCTCGCCCTCATCGGCGTCGGCGCGTGGTCGGCACTCGTCGTCGTCACCGCTGGAGTCTCCGGGTGGGCGGTCCTGTGGTACTGCGCGCAGCACGGCATCGACCTCGCCGCCATGACCGAGCACGCAGGAGCGCGGCGGAAGGCGCTGACCTATGGATCGATCACCGTGCTCATTGCGATCTGGCTCGCCGCGTTCCTGTTCCACGCGATCACCGGCTCCCCGCTCATCCCGGTCGAACTCGGCTTCCCGGGCGGCGGCGACGGCATCGCGACGGCACTGGGCGCCCTCGTCGGCGGTGCCGTGGGGGTCGGGGCCGTGGTCCTCGCGCTCAAGCTGCTGAGCCGCAGGGCGAGCCGCGACGACGATGCCCCCGACGAGGCCTGACCCCGCATCCCTACCACCATCGAGTGGTCGTGTTCGGTCGAATACTCGCGAGTATTCGACCGAACACGACCACTCGATACGTCAGCGTGGCCAGCGGACCCGGTAGATCAGCCCGCCGCTGCCCTCGTGGGACAGCCAGGCTCGCTCGAAGGCGGCGCGCGGGTAGATCCGGCGGACGTCCTCCGGAGTCCTGGCCGCGGGGTCGTGGACGCGGACGTCGCCGTCGGCGGTGAGGCCGGAGACGACGAGGAGGTGGCCTCCCGTCTCGTAGCCGGCCTCGGGCAGTTCCTCCGCGTCGAACATCACCGAGGCGATGAACGGCTCCCCGGCGGCGAGGAGCTCCTCCCCCGCGCGGAGGTCCGGAAGCGTGTCGAGGAAGGCATCGAATCCGAGGGCGGCCGCCCACGCGGTGTTGAAGGCCCAGTTCCCGGCGCCGTCATAGGCCGCGTCCCAGACCCCGCGCAGGGCGGTGCGAACCGCGGGCGAGGCGCCCTCGGTGAGCGGGCCGTCGTCCTCGACCCGCCCAGCGACGGAGGACGCCGCGTCGTCACCCGGGCAGCCCCGGTCACCGGATCGAGCCGTGCCCGAGGTGCCCGCACACCCCGTCCCGTCCGCACCTCTCGACGGGGCGTCGACCGTCGCCGGAGTCCCCGGCACCACCGGATCCGCGCGTCCACCACGATGGTCGAGGAAGTCGAGGAGCATCGTGAGCGAGGTCGGCGAACACCACACGTCTCCCCCGCCGTAGCCGGGCAGCTCGCCCTGCCGGCGTTGGGAGATCGGCGGCAGGAGCAGCTCGATGTCGATGCCACCCGGAGCCGAGGGGACGATGTCCGCCCGTCGGGGCGCCGGACCTCGGGTGAGGACGGAGATCCGTTCGAGCACGGGGAGCTCCCCCGATGGCCCGGGATGGAGGAGCGCTTCGACCTCGAACACGTCCGCCGCTCCGCCGAGCGCCGAGGCGTCGACCCGCACGGTGTCCGCCTCGACCGTGATCCCGTGCACCGCCTGCCCGGGCACTGTGGTCGACCGGAATTCCGGATCGGTCGACCAGCGGGCGACCACCGCCCGGTCCGACCATCCTGCGGCCGACGCGCCGCCGGTACCCCTGCCCGCATCTGCGCTCGGGGTCGCACCGTCGTCCACGGCGGGCCCGGACGAAGAGATGCCGGAACCTTCCTGCCCAGCCGGAAGGGTTTCGGAGTTCTTCTGCCCGGTCGCAGGGGTGTCGGACTCCTTCTCCCCCGTCGGTGCAGCGCCGGAGCTTCCCGGGGCAGCGACACCGCCGGCGCGACCGGTACCGCTGCTCCGGCCGACCCGGATCCGCACCTCGATCGAGGTCCCGGCCGGGGTGCGGGCGGTCCACGTGGGGATCGCCTCGCTGAATGCGGCGACGTGCACCGATGGGGCCTCCCACCGATGCACGCCGTGGTCCTCTGCGCGGATCCGTCCGCGCACGTGCGTCACCGTCATCCCGGCCGTCACACCACTCGAGTGGTCATGTTCGGTCGGATACTCGGGAGTATTCGACCGAACATGACCACTCGAGGGTGTCCTGGGAGAGTCTCAGTCCGTCGTCACCGCGCCGGAGGACGCCGAGCCGACGAGCTTCGCGTACTTGCCGAGGGTGCCGGTGAGGCGGTGGTTCTCCGGCACGGTCCACGACTTCCGCCGCTCGGCGAGCACGTCCTCCGCGACGTCGAGCTCGATCGTCCGGGCGGCGATGTCGACCCGGATCCGGTCGCCGTCCTCGACGAGAGCGATCGGCCCGCCGTCGACCGCCTCGGGGGCGACGTGGCCGATGCACAGACCCGTGGAGCCGCCGGAGAACCGGCCGTCGGTGATGAGGAGGACGTCCTTGCCGATGCCGGCGCCCTTGATCGCGCCGGTGATCGCGAGCATCTCGCGCATGCCGGGGCCGCCCTTGGGACCTTCGTAGCGGATGACGACGACGTCGCCGGGCTTGAGCTCCCCGCCGAGCACCGCGTCCATCGCCGGCTGCTCCTGGTCGAACACCCGCGCCGTGCCCTCGAAGACATCGGCGTCGAAGCCGGCGGACTTGACGACCGCACCCTCCGGGGCGAGCGAGCCGTGGAGCACGGTGAGCCCGCCGGTGGCGTGGATCGGGTTGTCGAGCGCGCGGAGGATCTTGCCATCGGGGTCCGGCGGGTTGATCGACGCGAGGTTCTCCGCGACGGTCTTGCCCGTCACGGTGAGGCAGTCGCCGTTGAGCAGACCGGCGTCGAGGAGCGCCTTCATCACCACCGGCACGCCGCCGATCTTGAACACGTCGTTCATCACGTAGTCGCCGAACGGCTTGACGTTGCCGAGGTGCGGGACCCGGTCGCCCACCCGGTTGAAGTCCTCGAGGGTGAGCTCAACCTCGGCCTCGTGGGCGATCGCCATGAGGTGGAGGACGGCGTTCGTCGAGCCGCCGAACGCCATGACGACGGCGATCGCGTTGAGGAGCGAGTCGCGGGTGATGATGTCGCGGGCGGTGATGCCCTGCTTGAGGAGGTTGACCACGGCCTCGCCGGACTGGCGGGCGAAGAGCGTGCGGTTGCGGTGGATCGCCGGGGGCGCGGCCGAGCCCGGCAGGGACATGCCCATCGCCTCGGCGGCCGAGGCCATGGTGTTCGCGGTGTACATGCCGCCGCAGGCGCCCTCGCCCGGGCACACAGCGCGCTCGATCGCGTCGACGTCGGCCTCGGTCATCTTGCCGGCGCGGCAGGCGCCGACCGCCTCGAAGGCGTCGATGAGCGTGACCTCCTTCTCCGTGCCGTCGGAGAGCTTCGCGGTGCCGGGCATGATCGAGCCGTTGTAGAGGAACACGCTCGACAGGCCGAGGCGCGCGGCGGCCATGAGCATGCCGGGGATCGACTTGTCGCAGCCGGCGAGGAGCACGGAGCCGTCGAGCCGCTCGGCGTTCATCACGGTCTCCACGGAGTCGGTGATGATCTCGCGCGAGACGAGCGAGTAGTGCATGCCCTCGTGTCCCATCGAGATGCCGTCGGACACCGAGATCGTCCCGAACTCGAGGGGGTAGCCGCCGGCGTTGTGCACGCCCTCCTTGGCGAAGCCGGCGAGCTTCTCGAGCGTGAGGTTGCACGGCGTGATCTCGTTCCACGACGAGGCGACGCCGATCTGCGGCTTGACCCAGTCGCCGTCGTCCATGCCGACCGCGCGGAGCATTCCGCGCGCGGCCGCCTTCTCGAGTCCGTCGGTCACATCGCGGGACCGGGGTTTGATATCGACACCGGGCTTGACATCCGTTTGTTCGCTCATGCTCGCAGTCTAGATCCGGGGGTCGGGTTTGTCGCCGGTCCGTCACATCCTGGACGCCCGGACAGCGCCCGCCGAGGCCTCCCCGCGCTGCCCGGGCCTCCCTTGCCGAATCGTCCTCGACAGGGCGGGTTGGATAGGATTCTCCCCATGGTGATCCCTTCATGACGGCCGCCTGGCTGCTGCTCCTCGCCGTCGTCGCACTCATCCTCGCCAACGCCCTCTTCGTCGCGGTCGAGTTCGCATTCCTCACCGTCAACAAGAACGAGGTCCGGCGCGCCGCGTCCGACGGCGACCGGACGATGCAGGCGGTGTCCGATTCGCTGTCGAAGACTTCGAGCAACCTCTCCGGGGCCCAGCTCGGCATCACGGTGACGAGCCTCGTCGTCGGCTTCCTCACCGGACCCTCGCTCGGCGTCCTCCTCGCCGAGGGGCTCGGCTGGACGGGCATGTCCCCCGCCGCCGCGACCGGTATCGCGACCACCGCGGCCTTCGTCATCGCGACCTTCAGCCAGATGGTGTTCGGTGAGCTCGTCCCGAAGAACTGGGCGATCGCCGAACCCGCCCTCGTGTCCCGCCTCGTCGTGTTCCCGCAGAAGGTCTTCATGGCGATCTTCGGT
This window harbors:
- a CDS encoding helix-turn-helix transcriptional regulator; amino-acid sequence: MPELDVGEVTLKDRRKHAGLTQAQLAGLVEVSRQTIIAIERGDYSPSVYLALRIARSLDTTVEELFPLD
- a CDS encoding C39 family peptidase, with the translated sequence MTVTHVRGRIRAEDHGVHRWEAPSVHVAAFSEAIPTWTARTPAGTSIEVRIRVGRSSGTGRAGGVAAPGSSGAAPTGEKESDTPATGQKNSETLPAGQEGSGISSSGPAVDDGATPSADAGRGTGGASAAGWSDRAVVARWSTDPEFRSTTVPGQAVHGITVEADTVRVDASALGGAADVFEVEALLHPGPSGELPVLERISVLTRGPAPRRADIVPSAPGGIDIELLLPPISQRRQGELPGYGGGDVWCSPTSLTMLLDFLDHRGGRADPVVPGTPATVDAPSRGADGTGCAGTSGTARSGDRGCPGDDAASSVAGRVEDDGPLTEGASPAVRTALRGVWDAAYDGAGNWAFNTAWAAALGFDAFLDTLPDLRAGEELLAAGEPFIASVMFDAEELPEAGYETGGHLLVVSGLTADGDVRVHDPAARTPEDVRRIYPRAAFERAWLSHEGSGGLIYRVRWPR
- the ilvD gene encoding dihydroxy-acid dehydratase, whose protein sequence is MSEQTDVKPGVDIKPRSRDVTDGLEKAAARGMLRAVGMDDGDWVKPQIGVASSWNEITPCNLTLEKLAGFAKEGVHNAGGYPLEFGTISVSDGISMGHEGMHYSLVSREIITDSVETVMNAERLDGSVLLAGCDKSIPGMLMAAARLGLSSVFLYNGSIMPGTAKLSDGTEKEVTLIDAFEAVGACRAGKMTEADVDAIERAVCPGEGACGGMYTANTMASAAEAMGMSLPGSAAPPAIHRNRTLFARQSGEAVVNLLKQGITARDIITRDSLLNAIAVVMAFGGSTNAVLHLMAIAHEAEVELTLEDFNRVGDRVPHLGNVKPFGDYVMNDVFKIGGVPVVMKALLDAGLLNGDCLTVTGKTVAENLASINPPDPDGKILRALDNPIHATGGLTVLHGSLAPEGAVVKSAGFDADVFEGTARVFDQEQPAMDAVLGGELKPGDVVVIRYEGPKGGPGMREMLAITGAIKGAGIGKDVLLITDGRFSGGSTGLCIGHVAPEAVDGGPIALVEDGDRIRVDIAARTIELDVAEDVLAERRKSWTVPENHRLTGTLGKYAKLVGSASSGAVTTD